A segment of the Piliocolobus tephrosceles isolate RC106 unplaced genomic scaffold, ASM277652v3 unscaffolded_29598, whole genome shotgun sequence genome:
CTGCCACTGAGCCTCTGCATCTCCCCAGGGTCCCTGAACAAGGATCCCAGTTACAGTCTTTAAGTCTTCAAGTGCAGAGGCTGGTGACGGTGCAGGAGGGCCTGTGTGTCATCGTGCCTTGCAACCTCTCCTACCCCCGGGATGGCTGGACCGAGTCTACTGCTGCTTATGGCTACTGGTTCAAAGCAGGAACCAACACAAATACGGGTGCTCCTGTGGCCACAAACAACCCGAGTCGAGAGGTGGAAATGAGCACCCGGGGCCGATTCCAGCTCACTGGGGATCCCGGCAAGGGGAGCTGCTCCTTGGTGATCAGAGACGTGCAGAGGGAGGATGAGGCACGGTACTTCTTTCGGGTGGAGAGAGGAAGTCATCTGAGACATAATTTCTTGAACAATCGCTTCGGTCTAAG
Coding sequences within it:
- the LOC113222143 gene encoding LOW QUALITY PROTEIN: sialic acid-binding Ig-like lectin 11 (The sequence of the model RefSeq protein was modified relative to this genomic sequence to represent the inferred CDS: deleted 2 bases in 1 codon), with amino-acid sequence MVTAPPPGFLLEEFPSQPGQPRSQIVPGQAQSQSPEMLLLLLLLPVLGAGSLNKDPSYSLSLQVQRLVTVQEGLCVIVPCNLSYPRDGWTESTAAYGYWFKAGTNTNTGAPVATNNPSREVEMSTRGRFQLTGDPGKGSCSLVIRDVQREDEARYFFRVERGSHLRHNFLNNRFGLRVTALTQKPDVYIPKTLEPGQPVTVICVFNWAFEECLAPSFSWTGAALSSQGTRPTTSHFSVLSFTPSPQDHDTDLTC